Proteins encoded in a region of the Lathamus discolor isolate bLatDis1 chromosome Z, bLatDis1.hap1, whole genome shotgun sequence genome:
- the TOPORS gene encoding E3 ubiquitin-protein ligase Topors codes for MSEPFRPLAEGGGRRRGSPPGEQRREAAAAGRYRMRHRLKAAAARAGSEGTAANMTSADKEFSGDSSLSPKASTSKLPADASPDSKCPICLDRFDNVAYLDRCLHRFCFRCVQEWSKNKAECPLCKQPFFSIFHTIRAEDDFKEYILSPLENSSFASPDGRRFRYRTTLTGDRRTGHSPSQRTLSPPDNSLFSEGSFGEPVQHRDGAMQQMIRRPASRRQARAEGRAQQQMQVQDLINFRRALYRTGVRIRSIQDGGRYRDISAEFFRRNPACLHRLVPWLKRELTVLFGNQISFISIIQHIIMSNVTKYDLESQAFADEVRPFLLDRTEHFLHEFISFARCPFNLEAYDQHANYDCPAPSYDEGSRSDLSVITISPDTTCSQGPDNSLSVTGLSQAPWDDETPGPSYSISEEVPATLEMSESSDEGSATKSQRTNLQTQLQANADSNDSDSSSDNCVIVRYVKPLAERTPEIVELSSDSEEPIREEKNEDVKKQQPVHCRSWSDSEPSRSLSPHSTTYKENVGSCRSCLSPEAEKTETKDDKYKHKVKDLTSQVLSWSPPPGSDTVCSPWNQRLSRKGKSRSPQSCSRNSRGSHGHRSRREHHSKSQTKRRRSRSRDSSKRRSKRSSRKSRAHENRVSLESQRGSFSQESTPSREVSRSRSRSKGHGKRRSRSRDSDRYYVKDSYLSRHQWGYAFCNRKVFGDGCESSSRRRTQYNDTYSRQSPSPEYRVRSFIERADPHSQRGLRERHYYCYERCRSRSRSSNRSRTPPRGTERMKSEKPGGKRKYKTRHLENTFTESTNLERESDPKKTFSKFSDCYKNEDSLSDSRAGSDIKHKKKKKKMRSPSVEIVYEGKATEATRQLKKKKKKHKKKHRKCHTSNSTHSSPPVITIDSDSRELQIDGSCSSITWTGTTQISERGNESPSSVRGRRESEDVYRVVKETEVAKKFSIPARRGNLDGDIRNAEVELQETTADQNLTMPETSSSTAHTQTVTSYIQEAPAAPSSQLPSPRISFLESPDRQPLMLRVLKGFVNRSSWFNFPEEKL; via the coding sequence AACATGACTTCAGCAGATAAGGAGTTTTCAGGAGATAGCAGCTTGTCACCAAAAGCCAGCACAAGCAAGCTGCCAGCAGATGCTTCTCCTGACTCTAAATGCCCCATCTGCTTGGATAGATTTGACAATGTTGCATATCTGGATCGCTGTTTGCATAGGTTCTGTTTCCGCTGTGTCCAGGAGTGgtcaaaaaacaaagcagaatgcCCCCTCTGCAAGCAAcccttcttttctattttccatACAATTCGTGCAGAAGATGACTTCAAGGAGTACATACTCAGCCCTCTAGAGAACAGCTCTTTTGCCAGCCCTGATGGCCGGAGATTTCGTTACCGTACCACCTTAACGGGGGATCGTCGCACTGGCCATTCCCCTTCCCAGAGGACGCTGTCTCCTCCAGATAATTCACTGTTTTCTGAAGGATCCTTTGGTGAACCAGTGCAGCACAGGGATGGAGCGATGCAGCAGATGATAAGGAGGCCAGCCTCAAGGAGGCAGGCTAGGGCAGagggcagagctcagcagcagatgcaGGTGCAGGACTTGATCAACTTCCGCAGAGCTCTGTACCGTACTGGTGTGCGTATTCGTAGCATTCAGGATGGTGGCCGCTACAGAGACATTTCAGCAGAGTTTTTCCGTCGCAACCCTGCCTGCCTTCACAGGTTGGTCCCTTGGCTGAAGAGAGAACTTACAGTCCTGTTTGGTAACCAAATATCTTTTATTAGTATTATACAGCACATTATCATGAGCAATGTGACTAAGTATGATCTGGAAAGTCAGGCCTTTGCTGATGAGGTAAGGCCATTTTTGTTGGATCGGACTGAACATTTCTTGCATGAATTCATCAGTTTTGCCCGTTGTCCTTTTAACTTAGAAGCGTATGATCAACACGCCAATTATGATTGTCCTGCACCATCGTATGATGAAGGAAGCCGCTCAGACTTGTCAGTTATTACAATATCTCCAGATACAACGTGTTCTCAAGGCCCAGATAACAGTTTATCTGTGACTGGTCTCAGTCAGGCTCCCTGGGATGATGAAACTCCAGGGCCTTCCTATTCCATTTCAGAAGAGGTTCCTGCAACTCTGGAGATGTCAGAAAGTTCTGATGAAGGCTCTGCTACAAAGAGTCAAAGAACCAATCTGCAGACTCAGTTACAGGCTAATGCTGACTCCAACGACAGCGATTCTTCCTCGGACAATTGTGTTATTGTTCGGTATGTTAAGCCACTAGCTGAGAGGACACCAGAAATTGTTGAGCTGTCCTCAGACTCTGAGGAACCCatcagggaagagaaaaacgAAGATgtgaagaaacagcagccagTCCACTGTCGCAGCTGGAGTGACAGTGAACCAAGCAGGAGTTTATCGCCACATTCCACCACATACAAGGAGAATGTTGGTAGCTGTAGAAGCTGCTTATCTCCTGAAGCTGAGAAGACAGAGACAAAAGACGATAAGTACAAACATAAGGTAAAAGATCTGACTTCACAGGTCTTAAGCTGGAGCCCCCCTCCAGGGAGTGACACTGTGTGCTCCCCTTGGAATCAGAGATTGTCTAGAAAGGGAAAGTCCAGGAGCCCACAATCCTGTTCACGGAACAGTCGTGGCAGTCATGGGCATCGGTCTAGGAGGGAGCATCATagcaaaagccaaaccaaaaggAGACGATCAAGAAGCAGAGATAGTAGCAAACGTAGaagcaaaagaagcagcaggaagtCAAGGGCTCATGAAAACAGAGTCTCTCTAGAAAGCCAGAGAGGCTCTTTTAGTCAGGAGAGCACTCCATCCAGAGAAGTAAGCAGATCACGATCACGTAGCAAAGGCCATGGCAAAAGGAGATCAAGAAGTAGAGACAGTGATCGTTATTATGTAAAAGACAGTTACCTAAGTAGACACCAGTGGGGATATGCTTTCTGTAATCGAAAGGTGTTTGGAGATGGCTGTGAATCCTCCAGCAGGAGGAGGACTCAGTATAATGATACCTACTCAAGGCAATCTCCTAGTCCAGAATATAGGGTACGATCATTTATTGAAAGGGCAGatccacacagccagagggGACTTCGTGAGAGACACTATTACTGTTATGAAAGGTGCAGGTCAAGGAGTCGATCAAGCAACAGGTCAAGGACTCCTCCAAGGGGAACTGAGAGAATGAAAAGCGAAAAACCTGGTGGAAAAAGGAAGTACAAAACTCGCCACCTGGAGAATACATTCACTGAGAGCACAAATCTAGAAAGAGAAAGTGACCCCAAGAAGACTTTCTCAAAATTCAGCGACTGCTACAAAAATGAAGACAGCCTTTCAGACAGTCGAGCAGGCAGCGAcataaaacataagaaaaagaaaaaaaagatgagaagtCCAAGTGTGGAGATTGTCTATGaaggaaaagcaacagaagCTACAAGgcaacttaaaaagaaaaagaaaaagcataaaaagaaacACCGGAAATGTCATACGAGTAACTCAacacactcttctccaccagTGATTACAATTGATAGTGATAGCAGGGAGCTGCAAATTGATGGAAGTTGCAGCAGTATTACTTGGACAGGCACCACTCAAATAAGCGAGAGGGGAAATGAGTCTCCGTCTTCTGTTCGGGGAAGAAGAGAATCTGAAGATGTTTACAGAGTTGTCAAGGAAACTGAAGTAGCCAAAAAGTTCAGTATTCCTGCCAGAAGGGGAAACTTAGATGGTGACATTAGAAATGCTGAAGTTGAACTTCAGGAAACAACAGCTGATCAGAATCTTACCATGCCAGAGACCAGCAGTAGCACTGCTCACACACAAACTGTAACCAGCTACATTCAAGAAGCACCAGCAGCGCCTTCCAGTCAACTGCCTTCACCCAGGATTTCCTTCCTTGAGAGTCCGGACAGACAGCCATTGATGCTAAGAGTGCTAAAAGGATTTGTCAACAGATCATCTTGGTTTAATTTCCCAGAAGAAAAACTGTAG